One window of the Lacerta agilis isolate rLacAgi1 chromosome 17, rLacAgi1.pri, whole genome shotgun sequence genome contains the following:
- the LOC117061489 gene encoding vomeronasal type-2 receptor 26-like, whose amino-acid sequence MVGTFLLQVLLFLWLQFPPTESKEHSARCTMMEPFQLPYQNYQRGDLIIGGIVSYSGFVSEEKDFHEPPNTELIDELFGAPKYYQNTLSLVFAVKEINENPNIVPNMTFGFHVYDSYLNARMTYQNTLKHLSITEKIVPNFKCEKKKMIAVIGGLDSDISLHMATLLGIYKIPQIAYCVLAPVRSLELQPQTFYRTVPNEKYQYAGIVLLLLHFQWTWVGIVASDDENGEAFMQSLVPMLSQHGVCTAFNEKLPALSQGLDHLISLELLRAKFSFLMASGVNVLVLCAEPQTITVVKWMQYFYSVDEDIAEKSTDTVWIFTAQWAFSSETTQRYFDIQVFDGALSFAIHTEKVQGFKEFLQTLNPNSPNGDGFIQAFWQQAFNCLFSASKGHKESTNTCTGHESLESLPGHIFEMTMTGQSYSIYNAVYAIAHTLHQMHSSRPKHRMMADRSGLDPPKLQPWQLHSVLRSISFNNSAGDLVSFDENGELADMDYCFPCRDDQFPNKDRDQCIPKRQHFLSYTEPLGFVLASLALFFSLLTALILGVFSRNGDTPIVKANNRDLTYTLLLALLLCFLCSLLFIGQPHPVTCSLRQAAFGIIFSIAVSCVLAKTITVLLAFMATKPGSRMRKWVGKSLANCLLLGCCSVQTSLCAAWLCTAPPFPDVDMNSLMEEIIVECNEGSVTMFYSVLGYLGFLAMVSFTMAFLAKRLPDTFNEAKFITFSMLVFCSVWLSFVPSYLSTKGKQMVAVEVFCILASSAGLLGCIFSPKLYIILLRPDLNSKDQLILRSK is encoded by the exons ATGGTAGGAACATTCCTGCTGCAGGTCCTTCTCTTCCTGTGGCTCCAGTTCCCTCCAACTGAGAGCAAGGAACACTCTGCTAGATGCACCATGATGGAGCCTTTCCAGCTTCCATACCAGAATTATCAGAGAGGGGACCTAATCATTGGAGGAATTGTTTCTTATTCTGGCTTTGTATCggaagaaaaagatttccatGAGCCCCCAAACACAGAGCTCATAGATGAACTTTT TGGAGCACCAAAGTACTACCAGAATACTCTCTCCCTGGTGTttgctgtcaaggaaataaacgagAACCCTAATATCGTACCAAATATGACCTTTGGGTTCCACGTCTACGACAGCTACTTAAATGCAAGGATGACTTATCAGAACACCCTGAAACATCTGTCTATCACAGAAAAGATTGTCCCCAACTTCAAAtgtgagaagaagaaaatgataGCTGTTATTGGGGGACTTGACTCTGACATCTCTCTCCACATGGCTACTCTCCTAGGcatctacaagattccacag ATCGCTTACTGTGTCTTAGCTCCAGTGAGAAGCCTGGAGTTGCAGCCCCAGACATTCTACCGAACGGTGCCCAATGAGAAATATCAGTATGCAGGGATTGTCCTGCTACTTCTACATTTCCAATGGACATGGGTAGGAATTGTGGCATCCGATGATGAAAATGGAGAGGCCTTTATGCAAAGCTTAGTGCCAATGCTTTCCCAGCATGGAGTCTGCACAGCTTTCAATGAAAAACTACCAGCCTTATCTCAGGGTCTAGATCATTTAATTTCCCTGGAACTCCTTCGCGCCAAGTTCTCTTTCCTGATGGCCTCAGGAGTCAACGTATTGGTTCTGTGTGCAGAACCTCAGACCATTACAGTTGTGAAATGGATGCAATATTTCTATTCAGTAGATGAAGACATTGCAGAGAAATCTACTGACACCGTGTGGATTTTCACAGCCCAGTGGGCTTTCTCCTCAGAAACAACGCAAAGGTATTTTGATATACAAGTCTTTGATGGTGCCTTGTCCTTTGCAATTCATACAGAGAAAGTCCAGGGATTTAAGGAATTCCTTCAGACCCTGAACCCCAACTCTCCAAATGGAGATGGCTTCATCCAGGCTTTTTGGCAACAGGCATTCAACTGTTTATTTTCCGCTTCTAAGGGCCACAAGGAAAGCACAAACACCTGCACTGGCCATGAGAgtctggagagccttcctgggcaTATTTTTGAAATGACCATGACTGGCCAAAgttacagtatctataatgcggTTTATGCCATTGCACATACTTTACATCAGATGCACTCATCCAGACCGAAACACAGAATGATGGCAGACAGAAGTGGGCTCGATCCTCCAAAACTGCAACCTTGGCAG CTGCACTCGGTCTTGAGGAGTATCTcctttaacaacagtgctggtgACTTAGTGTCCTTTGATGAGAATGGGGAATTAGCAG ATATGGATTATTGTTTCCCATGCCGAGATGATCAATTTCCAAACAAGGACAGAGATCAATGCATCCCCAAACGCCAACATTTTCTTTCCTACACAGAACCTTTGGGCTTCGTTTTAGCTTCCTTGGCTCTGTTCTTTTCTCTGCTCACAGCTTTGATCCTTGGCGTCTTCTCTCGGAATGGggacactcccattgtcaaagccaacaaccgggacctcacctacactctgcTTCTTGCCCTGTTGCTCTGCTTTCTCTGCTCCTTGCTCTTCATTGGCCAGCCTCACCCAGTCACCTGCTCTTTACGACAagctgcttttggcatcatcttctccattgcggtgtcttgtgtcttggccaaaaccatcacggtgcttctggctttcatggccaccaaaccaggatccaggatgaggaaatgggtggggaaatctcTGGCGAATTGTCTTCTTCTTGGTTGCTGCTCCGTTCAAACCAGCCTTTGTGCTGCTTGGCTCTGCACGGCTCCTCCCTTCCCAGATGTGGACATGAACTCTCTGATGGAGGAAATCATTGTGGAATGCAACGAAGGTTCTGTCACCATGTTTTATTCAGTCCTGGGTTATCTGGGATTCCTGGCCATGGTCAGCTTCACGATGGCTTTCCTGGCCAAGAGGTTGCCGGACactttcaacgaagccaagttcatcaccttcagcatgttggtgttctGCAGCGTTTGGCTGTCCTTTGTTCCCTCttatctgagcaccaaaggaaagcagatggtGGCTGTGGAGGTCTTCTGCATCTTGGCCTCCAGCGCAGGTTTGCTGGGTTGTATCTTTTCCCCCAAATTGTACATAATTCTTCTGAGGCCCGACTTAAACAGCAAAGACCAATTAATTCTCAGGAGCAAATAG